The Pantoea phytobeneficialis genomic sequence AGCGTAATTTCCCGTTAAAAGCCATCGCTGCGCCATTCCAGTTTGATCCTCAGGGCATCATGACCCACGGTGACGTGAAGGATCTGGCAGGGCTGAAAGGCAAAACCGTGCTGGTGTCCGCCAGTGGCCAGGCCAGTTGGTGGCCCTGGCTAAAGGGGAAATATAAACTCAGCGATGGTCAGGTGCGCCCTTATACCTTCAATATGCAACCGTTCCTCGCCGATAAAAATACCGCCCAGCAAGCTTACGCCACCTCGGAAGTCCAACAGATCAAAGCCGCGCAGCCGGACAGCAAATTTTACCTGTTCGCCGATTACGGTTATCCGGCCTACGGCGGCATTCTGGTTACCCGTGACGACCTGTTGCAGCAAAAACCTGACGTGATGAAACGTTTTGTGGAAGCCTCGATGGAGGGCTGGAAATCTTACCTCGCCGATCCTGCTGCCGGGAATGCGCTGATCAAAAAAGAGAACCCGCAGATGACCGATGCCATTCTCGCGTTTGGCGTTTCTCAGATGAAGGCGCTGCATCTGATTGATGGTGGTGATGCGGCGAAACAGGGGCTGGGGGTGATGACGCCACAACGCTGGCAAACCACACGCGACTTTATGGTGAAAGCCGGACTGCTGGATGCCGCCACCCCGTGGCAAAAAGCCTTTACCACCCAGTTCTATCGCCAGGCGGCGATGTAAGGCAGGTTGCAAGATGCTGATAAAAAACTGTTCTGCCATTCTCACCGGCAACCGCCAGCAGCCGCGCAGTCCGGCGCGTGATATCCGAATCGACCAGGGCTTGATCCTGGAAATGGGTAGCCTGGCCGCCCAGGCCGGTGAGCAGGTCATCGACGCACGCGACTGTGTCGTCTATCCCGGCTGGGTGAATACCCATCATCATTTGTTCCAGTCGTTGCTGAAGGGTGAGCCCCAGGGATTAAATCAAAGCCTCGGGGCCTGGCTGGCGGCCACACCCTATCGTTTTCGTGGCGCGTTTGATGAACACACCTTCCGCATTGCAGCACGGATCGGGCTGGTGGAACTGGTGCGATCCGGTTGCACCACCATTGCCGATCACCACTACCTTTACTGGCCGGATATGCCTTTCGATGGCGCGCAGATCCTGTTTGAAGAGGCGCAGCGTCTTGGCGTGCGTTTTGTCTTATGCCGGGGTGGCGCAACCCAAAGCCGTGGGTTGGAAAGTGATCTCCCCACCGCGCTGCGCCCGGAAAAATTCGACGCCATGATGGCCGATGTTGAACGGCTGGTGGCGCAATATCATCAGGCGGATGCTTTCGCCATGCGCCAGGTGGTGATGGCCCCCACCACCACGCTGCACTCCACCACGCCACAGGAACTGCGCGACAGCGCCCGTCTGGCGCGTCAGCTTGGCATTCGTCTGCACAGCCACTTGTCCGAAACCGTGGATTATCTCGATGCCGCTAAAGCCAAATTTGGTATGACGCCTTTGCAGTTCTGCGCCGAACATGAGTGGATTGGCCGCGATGTCTGGTTCGCCCATCTGGTCAAACTGTTGCCTGAGGAGATTGCCTTGCTGGGTGCCGCGGGCAGTGGCATTGCCCACTGCCCACAAAGCAACGCCCGTCTGGGTAGTGGCATTGCCGACCTGGTGGCGCTGGAACAGGCTGGTGTGCAAGTTTCCATTGGTGTCGATGGCGCGGCGTCGAACGAAGCGGCCGATATGCAAAGCGAAACGCACGCGGCCTGGCAATTGCAACGTGCGCGTAAAGGCATGCTGGCGCAACCGCGTTATGCCGGTGGCCGGTTTGAAGGGGGTGGCGATGCCGCCAGCATTGAAGATGTCCTCCGTTGGGGAACGCAGGGTGGCGCTCAGGTGCTGGGACTGCACACCGGGGAAATCGCACCGGGCATGGCGGCTGATATCGCCATCTACCAACTGGACGATCCGCGCTACTTCGGCCTGCATGATATGGCGATTGGGCCAATTGCCTGCGGTGGACGGGCGCGCATCAAAGCGCTGCTCTGCCAGGGTAACATCATTATGCAGGATGATCTGATTGCGGGTCTGGATTTGCGCGAGCTGGGACAATCCGCCGCGGATGCGGTGAAAACGCTGCAACGCCGCGCTGATGTGACAGGGTAACGCCCGTATCGGCGCGATAAATCGCGCCGATACGGGCGTATGGATTACATTCCGGCAATCAAGGCCCTGGCGGCAGCGCGATGTTTTACCATCAACGTCTCGCTATCCAGCCCGATAATTTCACCGTCCGACACGCGCCACTCGCCCCCCACCATCACTTTGTCTGCCCGCTCCGCGCCACACAGAATCAACGCCGAAAGCGGATCGTGGCTGCCGCTAAAACGCAGCTCATCCAGTTTAAACAGCGCAAGATCGGCCTGCTTTCCGACCGCCAGCTCACCAATATCCCTGCGCCCCAACAGACGGGCGGAACCTGCGGTCGCCCAGCGCAATACCCGTTGTGGTGTGATCTGCTGTGCGCCATAACGCAGCCGTTGCAGATATAACGCCTGGCGTGCTTCGTACATCAGGTTCGAGGCATCGTTCGAGGCCGAACCATCAACCCCTAACCCTACCGGTGCGCCTGCTGCTTCCAGCTCCACCGTTGGGCAAATCCCCGACGCCAGCCGCATATTGGAGACCGGACAGTGGCAGATTCCGGTTCCGGCGGCACCGAGGCGTTTGATTTCGTCGTCATTGAAATGAATCCCATGTGCCAGCCAGGTGCGATCGCTCAGCCAGCCCACATGCTCCAGATAATCGACGGTGCGCATCCCAAAGGTTTGCTGGCAAAAGGCTTCTTCATCCAGCGTTTCGCCAAGGTGCGTATGCAGACGGACATCGTGCTGCTGCGCCTGACGGGCGATCTCCCGCATCAAATCGGTGGTGACGGAGAACGGTGAACAAGGCGCAAGGCCAATCTGAATTTGCGCGCCGTCATGACGCTGGTGATAGCGCTGAATCAGGCGCAGGCTGTCCTGCAAAATGGTGTCAGCATCCTGGATGGTGTGCTGCGGCGGCAGGCCGCCCTGTTCTTCGCCCAGATTCATCGAGCCGCGCGTCAGCAAGGCGCGCATACCCAACTGTTGCACCACCTCGACCTGCACATCCAGCGACTGCTCCATGCCCTGCGGAAACAGGTAATGATGATCGCTGACGGTGGTGCAGCCGGACTGCAACAGCTCCGCCATTGCCACCTGGCTAGCCAGATGAAGCGCCTCTGGCGTTAAACGCGCCCACACCGGGTAGAGGGTTTTTAGCCACGGAAACAGCGGTTGGTTCACCACCGGCAGCCAGGCGCGGGTCAGGGTTTGATAGAAGTGATGATGGGCGTTGATAAGGCCAGGCAACACCACATGGTCACGCGCATCCACCACATTATCGCAAGGCTGCGACGGTGACGCGCCGAGAGGAAGAATTTCGCTGATACGCGAATCTTCAATCACCAGCCCACCACGGCCATCGAGTTGTTCAGGGAGAAAGACTGCTAAGGGGTTTTTGATCCAGATACGGGCAGCGCACATGGCTGGCTCCTCTCAGTTGATAAACATAAGGGTTAGCCAGCTCAGTTATTGCCTGTCTGCTGATCCAGGCGCATCGAGATGCGGCACTACTATGCCGCAAAAGCGATGGTCTGAAAAGTTATCAGGCGTTTTTGTGTCGTAACGTCGATTCCGGCATAAACAACGACAACAAAAATGCCAGCAACATCACGGCCGCTGCCATCATAAAAGCGGCGTGTACCGCATCACCGAAGGCCTGCAAATACGGCGTCTGTACCTCAATTGGCAGATGGTGGATGGCTTCCGGGTCGAGGCTGCGCGGTAGCTCGGCCCCCTTTTCCACCAGCTTTGTCAGGCCTGATTTCAGCACCTGGCTGAATATCGCGCCAAATAACGCCACGCCAATTGAGCCGCCAACCGAGCGGAACAGGGTCACCGATGAGGTTGCCACACCGATGCTGTCCGGCGAGACGGTATTCTGCACCGCCAGCACCAGTACCTGCATCACCATCCCCATTCCCATCCCGAGAATGCTGGAGAACAGCCAGATATGCCAGGTGGGATCGTCCAGCGTCAACGTAGTCAGCAACGCCATGCCGACGGTTGCCAGCAAAGTACCGGCAATCGGGAACAGGCGATATTTGCCGGTATGACTGATAATGCGGCCGCTGATAATCGAGGTCACCAGTAAGCCGCCCATCAGCGGCAACAACTGCAATCCGGCTCCGGTAGGCGTCGCCCCTTTTACCACCTGCAAGTAAAGCGGCAGAAACGTGACGCTGCCGAACAGCGACATTCCGACAATAAAACCGATCAGGCTGGAAAGCAGGAAGCTGCGGTTGCGGAACAGCGTCAGCGGGATAATTGGCTCCCAGGCGCGACGTTCCTCGTAAACAAAACCAATCAACCCCACCACGCCAAATGCCAGGATGCACCACAGTTGTGGATCGGACCAGGCATGCACCGAGCCGCCCTCGCTGGTGAACAGGGTGATCCCCACCAGCGCCAGACTGAGGAAAAACGCACCGGGATAGTCGATTTCATGTGCTTTGCGTTTGCTGTCGGCCTTAAACACCGCGTTGATCACCAGCAGCGCAAACAAACCCAGCGGCAGGTTGATATAGAAAATCCAGCGCCAGGAGGCGTGTTGCACGATAAAGCCACCCAGCAACGGGCCAACCACCGTTGCCAGACCAAACACGCCACCAAATAATCCCTGATATTTACCGCGTTCAGCAGGCGGGATCACATCGGCCACTGCCGCCATGCTCACCACCATCAGGCCGCCACCGCCCAGCCCCTGTAAGGCGCGGGTAAAAATCAGCTGTTCCATGTTCTGCGCCAACCCGCAGAGCGCGGAGCCTGCCAGGAACAGAATCACCGAAATTTGCAGCACGCGCTTACGGCCAAACAGGTCGCCAAATTTACCGTACAGCGGTACAACAAGGGTTGAAGCCAGCATATAGGCTGTCACAATCCATGACAGGCGATCCAACCCGCCCAGCTCACCCACAATGGTCGGTAAGGCTGTGGAAACAATGGTTTGGTCCAGGGCCGATAACAGCATCACCAGCATTAATGCGCCCAGTAACCAGCCAAATGACTGACGCGCCGGGTCGCCGCTGGCAGCGTGTTGTGCCAAAGATTCGGATTTCATAGGGGACACCAGATTGAAATTAATTAAATACACAATTAATATTGATCGAAGTCTGACAGGATACAAGTGAGTAAGCAAAAATGACCGCACAGAAAGTCCCTTCTGAGGGAAAATCAGCTAAATCCGAACCGCGCCGTCCCGGTCGTCCACGCGGCGGCGCAATCAATGCCCAACAGCGCGAACATTTGCTGGATATCACCCTGTCGTTGTATGCGGAACACGGCATTGCGGAGACGTCGCTGAATGCCATTGCGCGTAAGGCAGGCGTTAGCCCGGCGATGCTGAATTATTACTTTAAGTCGCGCGAAGCCCTGCTGGATGTGGTGGTTGAGGAACGTTTTTTGCCGCTGCGCCAGCGTCTGGTGGCGCATTTCGTTAATGAGCCGCGTGACCCTGTCACTACTTTCAGCGCGTTTATCCGCGAGATTGCCGATATTATCGCCACCCATCACTGGTTTGGGCCGCTGTGGATGCAGGAAGTTACCGAAGGTCAGGGAGGATTAGGCCAGCATATTAAAAATCGCTTCGGTCATACGGAGCGCGATAAAGTTAAAAGCCTGATTGAGGGCTGGCAGCAGCAAGGTCTACTCAACCCGGATCTGGAGCCGCAACTGTTGATGACGTCAATTCTCAGTATGGTGCTGGTGCCCTTCTCACGCTTTGCCAACGATCCGGCGTTCAACCGTGAAAAGATTGTCGCCCACACGCTGAGTTTGTTTTGTCGCGGCATCAGGCCTGTTTAGTCAGCTAAGGATCCTCCCTACCTGCGTCAACCCCGACGTTAGCTCAATTAACAGCTCGCGTACCGCCGCTGCCGGTTCCGATAACGGCGTGCGGTCCGATACACAGAGCGAGAGCGTCTGGCCGATGGCCGGGCCACTGATGGATCGAATAATCACATTGCGCGATTCCGACTGAATATGCTCGGCAATCGCCTTTGGCATGATGGTGCAACCCAGGCCAGCATCCACGGCCCTGGCGATGCTTTTTACTGCTTCCAGTTCAGCGACAATATTGATGGTTTGCTGGTGCAGGCTGAAGGCTTCATCTATTGCACGACGCACAAAGTTGTAAGCGGGTGGCAGTACCATCGGCATAGCGGCGAGCTGGCTAACCTGCAACGGACCGCCCTCATCGTCGAAATCAAAATCAGCGTGGGCGACAAAATACAAAGACTCTTCCAGTAGCGGTTGGTAATGCAGCCCTTTGATGCCGCCACAACCGTGCAACAGCGCCATCTCCAGCCGCCCGTTTGCGACCAACTCGCTATAGGCTTGCCCGACACTTTCGACCAGATGCAGCAGAATGCCCGGATGGCGTTGCCGCATTTCGCTCAACAACGACATCGCCAGCGTGGAAGCGGCACTGAACGGTGCCAGCCCGACCGATACCCGTCCAGATAGCAACTGCCCGGCGCTCAGGACATCCACCTCCGCCTGCGCAAACTGACGCAGCATGGCATTGGCATGACCATACAACACTTTTCCCGCCTCGGTAGGCACCACGCCCTGCTGGCTGCGAATCAACAACTGCCGTTTAAAGTGTTCCTCCAGCGCCACCAGTTGTTGGCTCAGTGCCGGTTGCGCAATATGCAACGCATCCGCCGCACGGGTAATGCTACCCATATCCACAATGGTAATAAAAGACTTCAGACGCCGTATATTCATCTTACTCTCATCGCTGGTTAACGCCTGCGTTATTATTTCATGAATATATCGGCTTTATTTTTTTATCGGTAAGAAGGAATGCCTTTCGCCAGATAGGTGTTTTATATGAGCGCCCACAAGAAAAGGTCTGAGCAGGCAATAAGTAAACACTATCCAGCCAAAACAAAATTATCTTATCGCAACCTTTATTTCTGCCCCTATGGTAGGGCGGTATTTAGCACGTTTCGTTAACACGCTTAACAGATGACTCAAACATAAGAAATATAAACCTCTCGACCCTCATCATCTGTATTCATTTGCAAAAACCTGTGTATGCGCTTCACCGCTGGCTGCCTGCCAGCGGCGCTTTTTCGAACTTAATTTCATTGCTAATTATTAAGTTAGCGAGATGAATTACCCCAACAAGATGACAAATGCAAAAAACGAGGAATAAATGATGAAGCTTTCGATTAAATCCTGTATCGCCAGCGCCCTGTTAATCTCTGGTGTGGGCCATGCGGCAGAAATTTATAACAAGGATGGTAATAAACTCGATCTGTACGGCAAGGTACAGGCTGAAAATTATATTTCCAACAACGATAGCCTCGATGGCGATCAATCCTATATGCGTTTTGGTTTCAAAGGCCAAACCCAGGTTAACGACCTGATTACCGGTTATGGTCAGTGGGAACAACAAATTCAGTTGAATAACAGCGAAGGTGGCAGCGATGCGCAGAAGGGCAACAAAAGCCGTCTGGGCTTTGCTGGTTTAAAAGTCGGGCAGTACGGCAGCTTCGATTATGGCCGCAACTATGGTCTGGTGTATGACGCCATTGCCTATACCGACGTCCTGCCAGAGTTTGGTGGTGCAACCGGCAGCGCGGATGGCTTCCTGCGAGGCCGCTCTACTGGCGTGGCGACTTACCGTAACCGTGACTTTTTCGGTCTGGTGGATGGTCTGAGCTTCGGTCTGCAATATCAGGGCAAAAACGAGCGTGATGCCATCAGTACCTCCAACGGCGATGGTTGGGCCACGTCTCTGGGTTATGCGCTGGACTCAGGCATCAGCGTTGTCGGTGGTTATGCCAATCTTGATCGCACCAATGCGCAAAATGCTGACGGTGTTTATGGTCATGGTGCGCACGGCGAGAGCTGGGCAGTTGGCGCGAAATATGACAACAATCAGTGGTATTTCGGCACTTTTTACGGCCAGACACGTAACGCCTATGCCATCAGCAACAGCCTGACTGGCGAAAGCGGTTTCGCGAACAAGACCGAAAGTTTTGAGGCCACCTTGCAGTATCAATTTATCAACGGTATTCGCCCGTCCATCGCCTGGGTACAGACCAAAGCGAAAGATATTGAAGGTGTTGGCGATGAGTATCTGCTGAAGTTCCTCGAACCCGGATTGACTTATTACTTCAACAAAAATATGAAGACGTTTGTCGCATGGAAAATCAACCTGCTCGACGACAATAACAAGCTTGGTCTGCCGAATGACGACCAGTTAGCGCTGGGGCTGGTGTATCAGTTCTGATGTGAAGAGCGAGTGCGGGAGATGTCCTGCACTCTGCTTAAAAATGCGCGATAAATCGCACCGCTACAACTCTCCTCATCAGTAGCGGCGCGATTTATCGCGCAATATTAGCCAGGTATTTTACGGATATAACCCGCGATCTTTCCTCGCCAGCAGAATACGCTCACAGGCCAGCGCATATGCCGCAGTGCGTAGCGTGACCTGCAACGCCCCCGCTTTTTGCCAGACGGTATCAATCGCGCCCTGCATAATGCCGTCGAGTCGCTGATTAATCTCCTCTTCACTCCAGAAGAAGCTGGAAAAATCCTGCACCCATTCGAAGTAGCTCACCGTCACCCCACCTGCGTTAGCGATGACATCCGGCACCACAGCTATGCCACGCTGCTGCAATACATCATCCGCTTCCGGCAGCGTCGGGCCATTCGCCCCTTCAATCACCAGGCGGCAGCTTAACCCGCTGGCGCGTTCGGCGGTAATTTGCCCTTCCAGCGCGGCAGGCACCAGGATATCGAAATCCTGCGTCCAGAAGCTTTCGTCAGCAATATGGTCTGCCTGTGGAAAACCTTTGATACTGCCGTGGTTCTGCTGCCATGCCTGTAATGCCGGGATATCCAACCCGCTTGCCAGCCAGAGCGTCGCGCTGTGATCCTGCACCGCAACCACTTTCGCCCCTGCCGCGTGAAACAGCTCCGCACTGACGCTACCCACATTGCCAAAGCCCTGCACCGCCACGCGGCTGTGCGCAACATCCAGCCCCAACATCGCCGCCGCACGACAACCGGTAACAAACACCCCGCGTCCGGTGGCTTTCACGCGTCCCAGCGAACCCCCCAGATGCACCGGTTTGCCGGTTACCACGCCTGTCGTGGTCGCACCGACATTCATCGACCAGGTGTCCATCATCCACGCCATTACCTGCGCGTTGGTACCCACGTCCGGTGCCGGGATATCCTGCTGCGGCCCGATCATGTTGCCAATCTCGCTGGTATAGCGGCGCGTCAAACGTTCCAGCTCCTTCCGTGAAAGCTGCGCAGGGTCGACACGTATCCCCCCTTTCGCGCCGCCAAACGGCAGGTTTAGCGCGGCACATTTGATGGTCATCCATGCTGACAACGCCATCACTTCTTCCAGGGTGACGTCAGGATGGAAGCGCACGCCCCCCTTACCCGGCCCGCGCGACAGGTTGTGCTGTACGCGATACCCTTCAAAATGACGTACCGTGCCATCGTCCATTTCCAGCGGAATATCAACGATCAGCGCGCGTTTAGGGTGGGTTAGCGTATCAGCCCAGCGGCTGAGATCGCCCAACAACGGCAATACGCGTTCGACCTGGGTCAGATAGGTTGACCAGGCAGAGTGACGGTCGCCCGTCACATAGGAAAGTGCTGACAAAACTGACCTCCGGTTTACAGGTTGCTAAGTCCCAGTTTTTTCTCCAGGTAGTGGATATTAGTCCCACCCTGCTGGAAGTTTTCGTCGGACATGATTTTCATCTGCAGTTCGACGTTGGTCTTGATACCGTCGATGATCAGCTCCGCCAGCGCATTCTTCATGCGCGCAATCGCCACGTCACGGTTTTCACCGTAGGTGATCAGCTTGCCGATCATGGAGTCGTAGTACGGCGGCACGCTGTAACCGGCATAGATATGCGATTCCCAGCGCACTCCGAAGCCACCCGGCGCGTGGAAGCGCGTGATCTTGCCCGGACTCGGCAGGAAGGTGTTNNNNNNNNNNNNNNNNNNNNNNNNNNNNNNNNNNNNNNNNNNNNNNNNNNNNNNNNNNNNNNNNNNNNNNNNNNNNNNNNNNNNNNNNNNNNNNNNNNNNTTCCCGTTGCCGGGCAACAGGCAGAGGTCGAGTTTGTTTTTACTGACATCAATACCGAGATAAATCATAAGACAGCTCCCTTTCACATGAACCATCACGCCATCTTGCCTTGTACATACGAAGTCAGAGCTTCTGGTTACCGTTCAGAGTAGATGCTGGCGTGAAAGGAGAAACGGAGGGCTTTAAGCTACGGCACAAGATCGGGTCTTAAGCGGCGCGACAAGCTGCCTCCGTTTCGTGTAACGGGTAGCTAACCAGTTACAACTTCAAGATACAAGCGGCGCGATTTATCGCGCAATTTGATGCAATGTCAGAAAAAACCGCGCGATAAATCGCGCCGCTACGGGGGAAACAATCACGCCGCCCTTTACGACGGCGTGGTATTAAATCAGGCGGCTTTTACCGCGCGCGGTTTCTTTTCGGGTGCATCCGCCGTTGCCTCTTCGGCATCATCCACTTTGGCGGTTTCGGCAGCCACAGCGTCTTCCGCATTTACCGGCTCCGGCAGTTTGCTGGTACGCAGAATATGCTGCACCGCGTCTTTCTGCTCCGCCAGTTGCAAACCCAGCGCT encodes the following:
- a CDS encoding Glu/Leu/Phe/Val family dehydrogenase, which encodes MSALSYVTGDRHSAWSTYLTQVERVLPLLGDLSRWADTLTHPKRALIVDIPLEMDDGTVRHFEGYRVQHNLSRGPGKGGVRFHPDVTLEEVMALSAWMTIKCAALNLPFGGAKGGIRVDPAQLSRKELERLTRRYTSEIGNMIGPQQDIPAPDVGTNAQVMAWMMDTWSMNVGATTTGVVTGKPVHLGGSLGRVKATGRGVFVTGCRAAAMLGLDVAHSRVAVQGFGNVGSVSAELFHAAGAKVVAVQDHSATLWLASGLDIPALQAWQQNHGSIKGFPQADHIADESFWTQDFDILVPAALEGQITAERASGLSCRLVIEGANGPTLPEADDVLQQRGIAVVPDVIANAGGVTVSYFEWVQDFSSFFWSEEEINQRLDGIMQGAIDTVWQKAGALQVTLRTAAYALACERILLARKDRGLYP
- the nac gene encoding nitrogen assimilation transcriptional regulator NAC; protein product: MNIRRLKSFITIVDMGSITRAADALHIAQPALSQQLVALEEHFKRQLLIRSQQGVVPTEAGKVLYGHANAMLRQFAQAEVDVLSAGQLLSGRVSVGLAPFSAASTLAMSLLSEMRQRHPGILLHLVESVGQAYSELVANGRLEMALLHGCGGIKGLHYQPLLEESLYFVAHADFDFDDEGGPLQVSQLAAMPMVLPPAYNFVRRAIDEAFSLHQQTINIVAELEAVKSIARAVDAGLGCTIMPKAIAEHIQSESRNVIIRSISGPAIGQTLSLCVSDRTPLSEPAAAVRELLIELTSGLTQVGRILS
- a CDS encoding TetR/AcrR family transcriptional regulator, whose protein sequence is MTAQKVPSEGKSAKSEPRRPGRPRGGAINAQQREHLLDITLSLYAEHGIAETSLNAIARKAGVSPAMLNYYFKSREALLDVVVEERFLPLRQRLVAHFVNEPRDPVTTFSAFIREIADIIATHHWFGPLWMQEVTEGQGGLGQHIKNRFGHTERDKVKSLIEGWQQQGLLNPDLEPQLLMTSILSMVLVPFSRFANDPAFNREKIVAHTLSLFCRGIRPV
- a CDS encoding amidohydrolase family protein, whose amino-acid sequence is MLIKNCSAILTGNRQQPRSPARDIRIDQGLILEMGSLAAQAGEQVIDARDCVVYPGWVNTHHHLFQSLLKGEPQGLNQSLGAWLAATPYRFRGAFDEHTFRIAARIGLVELVRSGCTTIADHHYLYWPDMPFDGAQILFEEAQRLGVRFVLCRGGATQSRGLESDLPTALRPEKFDAMMADVERLVAQYHQADAFAMRQVVMAPTTTLHSTTPQELRDSARLARQLGIRLHSHLSETVDYLDAAKAKFGMTPLQFCAEHEWIGRDVWFAHLVKLLPEEIALLGAAGSGIAHCPQSNARLGSGIADLVALEQAGVQVSIGVDGAASNEAADMQSETHAAWQLQRARKGMLAQPRYAGGRFEGGGDAASIEDVLRWGTQGGAQVLGLHTGEIAPGMAADIAIYQLDDPRYFGLHDMAIGPIACGGRARIKALLCQGNIIMQDDLIAGLDLRELGQSAADAVKTLQRRADVTG
- a CDS encoding porin gives rise to the protein MMKLSIKSCIASALLISGVGHAAEIYNKDGNKLDLYGKVQAENYISNNDSLDGDQSYMRFGFKGQTQVNDLITGYGQWEQQIQLNNSEGGSDAQKGNKSRLGFAGLKVGQYGSFDYGRNYGLVYDAIAYTDVLPEFGGATGSADGFLRGRSTGVATYRNRDFFGLVDGLSFGLQYQGKNERDAISTSNGDGWATSLGYALDSGISVVGGYANLDRTNAQNADGVYGHGAHGESWAVGAKYDNNQWYFGTFYGQTRNAYAISNSLTGESGFANKTESFEATLQYQFINGIRPSIAWVQTKAKDIEGVGDEYLLKFLEPGLTYYFNKNMKTFVAWKINLLDDNNKLGLPNDDQLALGLVYQF
- a CDS encoding MDR family MFS transporter codes for the protein MKSESLAQHAASGDPARQSFGWLLGALMLVMLLSALDQTIVSTALPTIVGELGGLDRLSWIVTAYMLASTLVVPLYGKFGDLFGRKRVLQISVILFLAGSALCGLAQNMEQLIFTRALQGLGGGGLMVVSMAAVADVIPPAERGKYQGLFGGVFGLATVVGPLLGGFIVQHASWRWIFYINLPLGLFALLVINAVFKADSKRKAHEIDYPGAFFLSLALVGITLFTSEGGSVHAWSDPQLWCILAFGVVGLIGFVYEERRAWEPIIPLTLFRNRSFLLSSLIGFIVGMSLFGSVTFLPLYLQVVKGATPTGAGLQLLPLMGGLLVTSIISGRIISHTGKYRLFPIAGTLLATVGMALLTTLTLDDPTWHIWLFSSILGMGMGMVMQVLVLAVQNTVSPDSIGVATSSVTLFRSVGGSIGVALFGAIFSQVLKSGLTKLVEKGAELPRSLDPEAIHHLPIEVQTPYLQAFGDAVHAAFMMAAAVMLLAFLLSLFMPESTLRHKNA
- a CDS encoding 8-oxoguanine deaminase, with translation MCAARIWIKNPLAVFLPEQLDGRGGLVIEDSRISEILPLGASPSQPCDNVVDARDHVVLPGLINAHHHFYQTLTRAWLPVVNQPLFPWLKTLYPVWARLTPEALHLASQVAMAELLQSGCTTVSDHHYLFPQGMEQSLDVQVEVVQQLGMRALLTRGSMNLGEEQGGLPPQHTIQDADTILQDSLRLIQRYHQRHDGAQIQIGLAPCSPFSVTTDLMREIARQAQQHDVRLHTHLGETLDEEAFCQQTFGMRTVDYLEHVGWLSDRTWLAHGIHFNDDEIKRLGAAGTGICHCPVSNMRLASGICPTVELEAAGAPVGLGVDGSASNDASNLMYEARQALYLQRLRYGAQQITPQRVLRWATAGSARLLGRRDIGELAVGKQADLALFKLDELRFSGSHDPLSALILCGAERADKVMVGGEWRVSDGEIIGLDSETLMVKHRAAARALIAGM
- a CDS encoding YebG family protein gives rise to the protein MAVETKYVVVRKGEEKMTFANKKDADAWDKMLDMADAFTDWLLQNNPEMDEGQAEALGLQLAEQKDAVQHILRTSKLPEPVNAEDAVAAETAKVDDAEEATADAPEKKPRAVKAA
- a CDS encoding ABC transporter substrate-binding protein; this translates as MSSFRLSLFTALIAASALAHATDKLVLQTTWVAQAEQGGYYQAVATGIYKKYGLDVEVKSGGPQLNNMTLLLANRADVIVSYDLQVLQGIQRNFPLKAIAAPFQFDPQGIMTHGDVKDLAGLKGKTVLVSASGQASWWPWLKGKYKLSDGQVRPYTFNMQPFLADKNTAQQAYATSEVQQIKAAQPDSKFYLFADYGYPAYGGILVTRDDLLQQKPDVMKRFVEASMEGWKSYLADPAAGNALIKKENPQMTDAILAFGVSQMKALHLIDGGDAAKQGLGVMTPQRWQTTRDFMVKAGLLDAATPWQKAFTTQFYRQAAM